In the Deinococcus radiophilus genome, one interval contains:
- the hisH gene encoding imidazole glycerol phosphate synthase subunit HisH, translating to MTDLAIVNTRCANLASVVFAFERLGVAPLVTADPTALRAAGRVLLPGVGTAGAAMRELERLGLPGVLRELTQPVLGICLGMQLLTRESEESARNGLNQPGLGVIDAPTRRMEVGGLTLPHMGWNRLEVTRPSPLLEGLDGAYVYYVHSYAVPVGAATLAQTGYGQPFSAVLGQGNFYGAQFHPERSGPAGARLLQNFLNLNPQASEAQG from the coding sequence GCTTCGGTCGTCTTCGCCTTTGAGCGCTTGGGCGTAGCGCCGCTGGTGACGGCCGACCCCACCGCGCTGCGGGCCGCCGGGCGGGTGCTGCTGCCAGGGGTAGGGACTGCTGGGGCCGCCATGCGAGAACTGGAGCGGCTGGGGCTGCCGGGCGTGCTGCGCGAACTGACCCAGCCGGTGCTGGGCATCTGCCTGGGGATGCAGCTGCTGACCCGCGAATCGGAAGAATCGGCGCGGAACGGCCTGAACCAGCCTGGCCTGGGCGTGATTGACGCGCCCACACGCCGTATGGAGGTCGGTGGGCTGACCCTGCCCCACATGGGCTGGAACCGCCTTGAGGTGACACGTCCTTCACCACTCTTAGAAGGTCTGGACGGAGCCTACGTGTATTACGTTCACTCCTACGCCGTGCCGGTAGGCGCGGCCACCCTGGCGCAGACCGGCTACGGCCAGCCCTTTAGCGCGGTGCTGGGTCAAGGTAACTTTTACGGGGCGCAGTTTCACCCGGAACGCTCCGGCCCGGCGGGAGCGCGGCTGCTGCAGAACTTTCTGAACCTGAACCCGCAGGCATCGGAGGCGCAAGGATGA
- a CDS encoding 1-(5-phosphoribosyl)-5-[(5-phosphoribosylamino)methylideneamino]imidazole-4-carboxamide isomerase, whose amino-acid sequence MLIPALDLIGGEVVRLYQGDFAQKTVYAPDPLPLALAYQAAGAGLLHLVDLDGARAPARRQLALLTRLSRELTLPLQVGGGLRTTEDIKGLLGSGVSRAVVGSAAIADPAQAAAWLREFGPERLTLALDLRLEADGRRTLLTHGWQAGSERSLDDFLAELRRQGVTPRHILCTDISKDGTLSGPNTALYTALVREYPALQWQASGGVSSLNDIAALRAAGVAGVILGKSLLTGQFTLAQAQQVWQGEDT is encoded by the coding sequence ATGCTGATTCCTGCCCTGGACCTGATCGGCGGCGAAGTGGTGCGGCTGTATCAGGGTGATTTTGCCCAGAAGACGGTCTATGCTCCTGATCCCCTGCCGCTGGCACTGGCATATCAGGCAGCGGGCGCGGGCCTGCTGCACCTGGTGGACCTGGACGGGGCCCGCGCCCCGGCGCGTAGGCAACTCGCCCTGCTCACCCGCCTGAGCCGTGAGCTGACGTTGCCCCTGCAAGTCGGCGGCGGCCTGCGGACCACCGAAGACATCAAAGGGCTGCTGGGCAGCGGCGTTTCACGCGCCGTAGTGGGCAGCGCCGCCATCGCGGACCCGGCCCAGGCCGCCGCCTGGCTGCGCGAATTCGGCCCTGAGCGGCTCACGCTGGCGCTGGACCTGCGCCTGGAAGCAGATGGCCGCCGCACCCTGCTCACCCACGGCTGGCAAGCGGGCAGTGAGCGCAGTCTGGACGATTTCCTGGCCGAGCTGCGCCGCCAGGGTGTGACGCCCCGGCACATCCTCTGCACCGACATTTCCAAGGACGGCACCCTCAGCGGCCCCAATACGGCGCTCTATACGGCGCTGGTCCGTGAGTACCCGGCTTTGCAGTGGCAGGCATCCGGCGGTGTCTCCAGCCTGAACGACATCGCCGCACTGCGGGCCGCCGGGGTGGCGGGCGTCATCCTGGGCAAATCACTGCTGACTGGGCAGTTCACGCTCGCGCAGGCCCAGCAGGTCTGGCAAGGAGAAGACACATGA
- the hisF gene encoding imidazole glycerol phosphate synthase subunit HisF, which yields MTSSTLTRRIIPCLDVRSGQVVKGVQFRNHEVVGDPVALAQRYAQAGADELVFYDITASSDGRTVGKEWVQDIARVIDIPFCVAGGIRSVDQAREVLSRGADKISVNSPALQDPDLIAALVEEFGQQCVVVGIDSFQDDAGNYRVYQFTGDESRTQQTEWQTLDWVREAVRRGAGEIVLNCMNRDGVRQGYDVAQLAAVRAVCPVPLIASGGAGAISHFTDVFDQAGVDGALAASVFHKGLIEMDDLKTELAQAGVSVRPTYAERSATSAERNIP from the coding sequence ATGACCTCATCTACCCTCACCCGCCGAATTATTCCCTGCCTGGACGTTCGCAGCGGCCAGGTTGTCAAGGGCGTCCAGTTCCGCAACCACGAGGTGGTGGGCGACCCGGTGGCCCTGGCGCAGCGTTACGCCCAGGCGGGCGCCGACGAACTGGTGTTCTATGACATCACCGCGTCCAGCGATGGCCGGACTGTGGGCAAAGAATGGGTACAGGACATCGCCCGCGTCATTGACATTCCCTTTTGTGTGGCGGGCGGCATCCGCAGCGTGGACCAGGCCCGTGAAGTGCTGAGCCGCGGCGCCGACAAGATCTCGGTCAACTCGCCCGCCTTGCAGGACCCAGATCTGATTGCGGCCCTGGTCGAAGAGTTCGGGCAGCAGTGCGTGGTGGTGGGCATTGATTCCTTTCAGGACGATGCGGGCAATTACCGTGTCTACCAATTTACCGGCGACGAGAGCCGCACCCAGCAAACCGAGTGGCAGACGCTGGACTGGGTACGCGAAGCTGTGCGGCGCGGTGCTGGCGAGATTGTCCTGAATTGCATGAACCGTGACGGCGTGCGCCAGGGCTACGACGTGGCGCAGCTGGCCGCCGTGCGCGCCGTGTGCCCAGTGCCCTTGATTGCGTCGGGTGGTGCCGGGGCCATTTCTCACTTTACCGATGTCTTTGACCAAGCAGGTGTAGACGGCGCCTTGGCTGCCTCGGTCTTCCACAAGGGCCTGATTGAGATGGACGACCTCAAAACAGAGCTGGCACAGGCCGGTGTAAGCGTCCGGCCCACCTACGCTGAGCGCAGTGCAACCTCTGCCGAAAGGAACATCCCATGA
- the hisIE gene encoding bifunctional phosphoribosyl-AMP cyclohydrolase/phosphoribosyl-ATP diphosphatase HisIE: MTHPQLDPAGLDFGKMDGLLPCVVQDADTAQVLMLGYMNEAALRQTLKTGHVTFFSRSKGRLWTKGESSGHVLKLVRLGTDCDNDALLVLARPHGPTCHTGTVSCFRVDPPALEMLGTLERTVQGRRDADPHGSYTARLLQGEPRRAAQKVGEEGVEVALAAVTQGDEELLGESADLLYHLLVVLALRGLRLEDVVTVLRLRSR, from the coding sequence ATGACCCATCCTCAACTTGACCCCGCTGGCCTAGATTTCGGCAAGATGGACGGTCTACTGCCCTGCGTCGTGCAGGACGCCGACACAGCCCAGGTGCTGATGCTGGGCTACATGAACGAAGCGGCGCTGCGCCAGACCCTGAAGACCGGGCACGTCACCTTTTTCAGTCGCAGCAAGGGGAGGCTCTGGACCAAAGGCGAGAGTTCCGGGCATGTTCTGAAGCTGGTTCGCCTGGGTACCGACTGCGACAACGACGCCCTGCTGGTGCTGGCCCGTCCACACGGCCCTACCTGCCACACTGGAACAGTGAGCTGTTTTCGGGTTGATCCTCCGGCGCTGGAAATGCTGGGCACCCTGGAACGCACCGTGCAGGGTCGCCGGGACGCTGATCCACACGGCAGCTACACGGCCCGGCTACTTCAGGGCGAACCTCGCCGCGCTGCCCAGAAGGTGGGTGAGGAGGGGGTCGAAGTGGCGCTGGCCGCAGTCACTCAGGGCGATGAAGAACTGCTGGGTGAAAGCGCCGACCTTTTGTATCACCTGCTGGTCGTGTTGGCGCTGCGCGGACTGCGGTTGGAAGATGTCGTGACGGTCCTGCGCTTACGGTCACGCTGA
- a CDS encoding DUF937 domain-containing protein translates to MNLQDQFSAFFSNRVVELLAGAVGLNPAQAQMALRAILPRQLDHLADLADNPQTAVGLGDLWSMGDLSNDPETALSSPEGISRLENLGQTMSNRLFGNGGTGNWLGDAAQLIDGNQNAATRLSNLALPLLLSFLGRSGVTAQNAASQLTGMRGALSAMLPTAGLAAGTASVTPNLGKGEVIDSVVARPEVEVERGAPVAAAAPTPTPEPERHLEAVPPAPVVTEERSGCNPLWLLPLLLLAGLAWYLTQNRAEPVPAPTPTTTTEQTTETTTTETTTATSTADEGIVVANVQDGADLPIEPFVLSGTAPADEVITITNQDGEVLATETADASGNWEAQMPAPLEGTNTYTLTGTPSNATSEFAVNGVAGAAATEGAAETTGATTTTETAVVPVEITDPASGAAVAAESFNISGTGQPNASYSLFEDGVNVGTFFADETGAWTADITAAQEGERNYILVDENGNQVAELPVVVNAPVASADCSVNDVLTLSLADGDTVSAPFRFGGTGSAESYQVRVFRGADQIGETEVDNGDNCAWSYLSQPGGREDEVGEIRYEVTPAGADAPEADITLNVIQSGVNFENGEYVGPTGN, encoded by the coding sequence ATGAACCTACAAGATCAATTCAGTGCATTTTTCTCTAACCGTGTGGTTGAACTGCTGGCCGGAGCCGTCGGTCTGAACCCGGCCCAAGCTCAGATGGCCCTGCGCGCAATTTTGCCCCGTCAGCTGGATCACCTGGCCGACCTGGCCGACAATCCACAGACCGCCGTCGGCTTGGGCGACCTGTGGAGCATGGGGGACCTCTCGAACGACCCCGAAACGGCCCTGAGCTCCCCTGAAGGCATCAGCCGTCTGGAAAACCTGGGGCAGACCATGAGCAACCGTCTATTCGGCAATGGTGGCACCGGCAACTGGCTGGGCGACGCCGCGCAGCTGATTGATGGCAACCAGAATGCTGCGACTCGCCTGAGCAACCTGGCCTTGCCTCTGCTCCTGAGCTTCCTGGGCCGCAGTGGCGTGACCGCGCAGAATGCTGCCAGCCAACTGACCGGTATGCGCGGCGCCCTGAGCGCCATGCTGCCCACAGCTGGATTGGCCGCTGGCACTGCTTCCGTGACCCCCAACCTGGGCAAAGGCGAAGTGATTGACTCGGTGGTCGCCCGCCCCGAGGTGGAAGTAGAGCGCGGCGCACCTGTGGCCGCCGCTGCCCCTACCCCAACCCCCGAGCCTGAGCGTCACCTGGAAGCCGTACCCCCAGCGCCCGTGGTGACTGAGGAACGCAGCGGTTGCAACCCCCTGTGGCTGCTGCCCCTGCTGCTGCTGGCCGGTCTGGCCTGGTACTTGACGCAGAACCGCGCTGAACCCGTGCCTGCACCTACCCCGACCACCACCACCGAGCAGACCACCGAAACGACGACGACTGAGACCACCACGGCAACAAGCACGGCGGATGAGGGCATTGTGGTCGCCAATGTGCAGGACGGAGCCGACCTGCCGATTGAGCCGTTCGTCCTGAGCGGAACCGCTCCAGCCGACGAAGTGATCACCATCACCAATCAAGACGGTGAAGTCCTGGCCACCGAAACGGCAGATGCCAGCGGCAACTGGGAAGCCCAGATGCCCGCCCCGCTGGAAGGCACCAACACCTACACCCTGACCGGTACTCCCAGCAACGCCACCAGCGAGTTTGCTGTGAACGGTGTGGCCGGCGCAGCAGCGACCGAAGGTGCAGCAGAGACGACCGGAGCGACCACCACGACTGAGACTGCTGTGGTTCCTGTGGAGATCACCGATCCTGCCAGTGGCGCTGCTGTAGCCGCAGAGTCCTTCAACATTTCCGGTACGGGCCAGCCTAATGCCAGCTACTCACTGTTTGAAGATGGCGTCAATGTTGGCACCTTCTTTGCCGATGAAACCGGTGCCTGGACGGCAGACATCACCGCCGCTCAAGAAGGTGAACGCAACTACATCCTGGTGGACGAGAACGGCAACCAAGTGGCTGAACTGCCCGTGGTCGTGAACGCTCCAGTGGCCTCGGCCGACTGCTCGGTCAACGATGTTCTGACGCTCTCGCTGGCTGACGGCGATACCGTAAGTGCACCCTTCCGCTTTGGCGGTACCGGCAGCGCCGAGAGCTATCAGGTCCGCGTGTTCCGCGGAGCAGATCAGATCGGTGAGACGGAGGTAGACAACGGTGACAACTGTGCCTGGAGCTACCTGAGCCAGCCGGGCGGCAGAGAGGACGAAGTGGGTGAAATCCGTTATGAAGTGACCCCTGCTGGCGCTGATGCCCCCGAAGCCGACATCACCCTGAACGTGATTCAGAGCGGTGTGAACTTTGAGAACGGCGAGTACGTCGGCCCGACGGGCAACTAA
- a CDS encoding homoserine O-acetyltransferase family protein → MTASLTRPSFDYDYSESPMVQEAAVRSQVSFAHVKLFRAGPLLLDCGLAVNDIQVNYHTYGRPAEEAVLVLHALTGDSAVHAWWPDFLGVGRPLDPSREFIICGNVLGGCNGSSGPEDLPPGATLSLRDMARAGRALLEHLGVRRVKIVGCSMGGMLAYAWLLENPDMVDRAVIVAAPARHSPWAVGLNTAARNAIALAPGGEGLKVARQIAILSYRSPESLAQKQPHRASGEQPVVGYLQHHGEKLAARFSEESYLAITQAMDAFQPSARELASIRVPVLGIGISSDLLYTAREVRDSVTTLPFGEYWELHSPHGHDAFLMDPGHLPGVVQEFWEASN, encoded by the coding sequence ATGACCGCGTCTCTGACCAGACCCAGCTTCGACTACGATTACTCCGAATCTCCGATGGTGCAAGAAGCGGCGGTGCGTTCACAGGTGTCGTTCGCGCACGTCAAGCTGTTCCGCGCGGGGCCGCTGCTGCTGGACTGCGGCTTGGCGGTCAACGACATTCAGGTGAACTATCATACCTATGGCCGCCCCGCCGAAGAAGCGGTGCTGGTGCTGCACGCCCTGACGGGTGACAGCGCCGTGCACGCCTGGTGGCCCGACTTTCTGGGTGTGGGCCGTCCGCTCGATCCCAGCCGCGAGTTCATCATTTGCGGCAATGTGTTGGGCGGCTGCAACGGGAGCAGTGGCCCCGAAGACCTGCCGCCGGGCGCGACCCTCAGCCTGCGCGACATGGCGCGGGCGGGCCGGGCATTGCTGGAGCATCTGGGCGTGCGGCGGGTCAAGATCGTGGGGTGCAGCATGGGCGGTATGCTGGCCTATGCCTGGCTGCTGGAAAATCCTGACATGGTGGACCGGGCCGTGATCGTTGCCGCCCCGGCGCGGCACTCGCCCTGGGCAGTGGGGCTGAATACCGCAGCCCGGAACGCCATTGCCCTGGCGCCTGGTGGTGAAGGCCTGAAGGTGGCCCGCCAGATCGCCATACTGAGTTACCGCAGCCCCGAAAGTCTGGCCCAGAAGCAGCCACACCGCGCCAGTGGTGAGCAGCCAGTGGTGGGCTACCTGCAGCATCACGGTGAAAAGCTGGCCGCCCGTTTCAGTGAGGAAAGCTATCTGGCCATCACGCAGGCGATGGATGCCTTTCAGCCGAGTGCCCGCGAATTGGCAAGTATTCGGGTTCCGGTGCTGGGTATCGGTATCTCCAGTGATCTGCTGTATACGGCGCGGGAAGTGCGTGATTCGGTGACCACGTTGCCCTTCGGTGAGTACTGGGAGCTGCATAGTCCCCACGGTCACGACGCTTTCTTGATGGACCCAGGTCACTTGCCAGGGGTAGTGCAGGAATTTTGGGAAGCATCAAACTAA
- a CDS encoding O-acetylhomoserine aminocarboxypropyltransferase/cysteine synthase family protein, translated as MTQIPPADTPHFETLQVHAGQQPDPATGSQAVPIYPTNSYVFESAEHAADLFGLRAFGNIYSRLTNPTNAVLEDRVAALEGGTAAVAVSSGHAAQFIAITNLAQAGDNIVSSPNLYGGTSNQFRVTLQRLGIEVRFTSREQRPEEFAALIDDRTRALYVETLGNPALNVPDFAGLAAVGHAHGVALVVDNTFGAGGYFCQPLRHGATVVVESLSKWIGGHGNGIGGIIVDGGNFDWGQGRYPLFSEGTPSYHGLKFWDTFGEGNPLGLPNVAFAIRARTEGLRDFGSTLAPQQAWQFIQGVQTLSLRAERQAQNALALAGWLQAQPGVSGVVYPGLPQHPSYQAAQKYLPRGAGSVLTFELEGGVDAGRGLIDALQLTEHVANVGDNRTLAIHPASTTHSQLNAEQQLTAGVTPGLVRVSLGIEHISDIQADFAGALRSL; from the coding sequence ATGACCCAGATTCCCCCCGCCGACACCCCCCACTTCGAGACGTTGCAGGTGCACGCCGGTCAGCAGCCAGATCCGGCCACCGGATCACAGGCTGTGCCCATCTACCCGACCAACTCGTATGTCTTCGAATCTGCTGAGCACGCCGCCGACCTGTTCGGGCTGCGGGCCTTTGGCAACATCTATTCGCGCCTGACCAACCCCACCAACGCCGTGCTGGAAGACCGCGTAGCGGCCCTCGAAGGCGGCACGGCGGCGGTGGCCGTAAGCAGTGGGCACGCCGCGCAGTTCATCGCCATCACCAATCTGGCGCAGGCGGGGGACAACATCGTGTCCTCGCCCAACCTGTACGGCGGCACATCCAACCAGTTCCGCGTGACCTTGCAGCGCCTGGGCATCGAGGTGCGTTTCACCTCGCGTGAGCAGCGCCCTGAGGAGTTCGCCGCGCTGATTGATGACCGCACCCGCGCCCTGTACGTCGAGACGCTGGGCAACCCCGCGCTGAACGTTCCCGACTTTGCAGGGCTGGCGGCGGTGGGCCACGCACACGGTGTGGCGCTGGTCGTGGACAACACCTTCGGTGCGGGCGGCTACTTCTGCCAGCCGCTGCGGCACGGAGCCACTGTGGTGGTGGAGTCGCTGAGCAAGTGGATCGGCGGTCACGGCAACGGCATCGGCGGGATCATCGTGGACGGCGGTAACTTCGACTGGGGGCAGGGGCGTTATCCCCTGTTCAGCGAAGGCACGCCCAGCTATCACGGCCTGAAATTCTGGGACACCTTTGGCGAGGGCAACCCTCTGGGCCTGCCGAACGTGGCTTTTGCCATTCGCGCCCGCACCGAAGGCCTGCGCGATTTCGGAAGCACGCTGGCCCCGCAGCAGGCCTGGCAGTTTATTCAGGGGGTGCAGACCCTCTCTTTGCGGGCTGAGCGACAGGCGCAGAATGCCCTGGCCCTGGCGGGGTGGCTGCAGGCCCAGCCGGGTGTAAGCGGCGTGGTCTATCCCGGCTTGCCACAGCATCCGTCGTACCAGGCCGCACAGAAATACCTGCCGCGTGGGGCGGGCAGTGTGCTGACCTTCGAGCTGGAAGGCGGTGTAGACGCCGGCCGGGGGTTGATTGATGCCCTGCAGCTCACCGAGCATGTCGCCAACGTGGGCGATAACCGCACCCTGGCGATTCACCCGGCCAGTACCACCCACTCGCAGCTGAACGCCGAGCAACAACTCACGGCGGGCGTTACGCCGGGGCTGGTGCGCGTGTCGCTGGGCATTGAGCACATCAGCGACATTCAGGCCGATTTTGCCGGGGCGCTAAGGTCACTGTGA
- a CDS encoding methylenetetrahydrofolate reductase: MTHIPHISVELVPRTRQSIEAELQQLKALWPGITTVNVPDLDHLELGSCESCALPGAQGLTRIPHLRSSRVDVSDLGRLLRRLDELELTEVLVVRGDPPKDGRPVHDTSSVELIRALKAARPDLKVHAALDPYRQSLQDEQLYALKKIEAGAASLFTQPLFDTRLMEVFGEMLPGVPIYWGITNVSTERSKAYWVTRNRAVFPKSFEPTLEWCTAFAREAVQHAQETHSHLYFMPIRTELRDFLGAVIPPAGGGTDPEGQGESGAVNGVLADQSGRQASAFG; encoded by the coding sequence ATGACACACATTCCTCACATTTCCGTCGAACTGGTCCCACGCACCCGGCAGAGCATCGAAGCCGAGCTGCAGCAGCTGAAGGCCCTCTGGCCGGGCATCACCACCGTGAATGTGCCAGACCTGGACCACTTGGAGCTAGGCAGCTGCGAAAGTTGTGCATTGCCGGGCGCGCAGGGCCTGACCCGCATTCCGCACCTGCGGTCCTCGCGGGTGGATGTCAGCGACCTGGGCCGCTTACTGCGCCGCCTGGACGAGTTGGAGCTGACCGAAGTGCTGGTGGTGCGCGGCGATCCACCCAAGGATGGGCGGCCCGTGCATGACACCAGCAGCGTGGAACTGATCCGGGCGCTCAAGGCGGCGCGGCCTGACCTGAAAGTCCACGCGGCGCTGGACCCTTACCGTCAGAGCCTGCAAGACGAGCAGCTGTACGCCCTGAAAAAAATCGAGGCGGGCGCAGCAAGTCTCTTTACCCAGCCACTGTTCGACACCCGCCTGATGGAAGTGTTTGGGGAAATGCTACCGGGCGTGCCGATCTACTGGGGCATTACCAACGTCAGCACTGAGCGGTCCAAGGCCTACTGGGTGACGCGCAACCGGGCGGTATTTCCGAAATCCTTCGAGCCGACACTGGAGTGGTGTACTGCTTTTGCCCGCGAAGCCGTGCAGCACGCGCAAGAGACGCACAGCCACCTGTACTTTATGCCGATCCGCACTGAACTGCGTGATTTCCTGGGCGCGGTCATTCCACCGGCAGGCGGTGGCACCGACCCCGAAGGTCAGGGTGAATCTGGAGCTGTAAATGGTGTGCTGGCCGACCAGAGCGGACGCCAGGCCAGTGCTTTTGGATAA